The following proteins come from a genomic window of Symbiobacterium terraclitae:
- a CDS encoding ABC transporter ATP-binding protein, whose translation MSDVHLAIENVAIGFGGVRALDGVSLQVPRGSITSIIGPNGAGKTSLINCISGRYIPQQGTITFEGRDITRLAPNRRAELRIARTFQNIALFKHMSVLDNLMTGRHALMRSGLLACGLYWGPARREEIDHRRAVEEIIDFLEIAHVRRKPVGMLSYGMQKRVELGRALALEPRLLLLDEPMAGMNAEEKEDMVRFILDINQERGVTCVLIEHDMGVVMDISDRVAVLDFGRKIGEGTPAEVRQNPDVIRAYLGDKDLAVG comes from the coding sequence GTGAGCGACGTGCATCTGGCCATCGAGAACGTGGCCATCGGTTTCGGCGGGGTCAGGGCCCTGGACGGGGTCTCGCTGCAGGTCCCCCGGGGTTCGATCACCAGCATCATCGGGCCCAACGGGGCGGGGAAGACGAGCCTGATCAACTGCATCTCCGGGCGCTACATCCCCCAGCAGGGGACGATCACGTTTGAGGGGCGCGACATCACCCGCCTGGCGCCCAACCGCAGGGCGGAGCTGCGCATCGCCCGGACGTTCCAGAACATCGCCCTGTTCAAGCACATGTCGGTGCTCGACAACCTGATGACGGGCCGCCACGCCCTGATGCGCTCGGGCCTCCTGGCCTGCGGCCTCTACTGGGGCCCGGCGCGCCGGGAGGAGATCGACCACCGGCGGGCGGTGGAGGAGATCATCGACTTCCTGGAGATCGCCCACGTGCGCCGCAAGCCGGTGGGGATGCTCTCCTACGGCATGCAGAAGCGGGTGGAGCTGGGCAGGGCCCTGGCGCTGGAGCCCCGGCTGCTGCTCCTGGACGAGCCGATGGCGGGCATGAACGCCGAGGAGAAGGAGGACATGGTCCGCTTCATCCTCGACATCAACCAGGAGCGCGGCGTCACCTGCGTGCTGATCGAGCACGACATGGGCGTCGTGATGGACATCTCGGACCGGGTGGCGGTGCTGGACTTCGGCCGCAAGATTGGCGAGGGGACGCCGGCGGAGGTGCGGCAGAACCCGGACGTCATCCGGGCCTACCTGGGCGACAAGGACCTGGCGGTCGGATAG
- a CDS encoding phenylacetate--CoA ligase family protein, protein MQIAVDRPHWRPTIERIPRAELAQMQAGRLRAQVARALASPFYRRLWQGAGPLDPADFRTPADVARLPFLHKSDLVNAQLREPPLGDLPMSPAEERREVYPVHVVGGSLYTVYGEPDLARTAEIGARIMWGVGLRPGELIHNAFGYGLFAGGISWHRASRAMGAALIPIGTDSVKRQVEMLFNFKPSLLIGAPSHCLYLAERIQERGLSPRDIGLRFGLFGGEPGAGEPATRRRLEHLYGCPAFDFYGITEVGPLLAGECRLQQGLHWAEDHVLVEVINPATLQPCAEGETGVLVLTDLTREDMPLIRYWTGDMASLVTEPCGCGRTLARSPGGVRGRIDELVMIRGVKFYPVQVERVLGGYGSLAEEYRIVLERDPVTWLDRCTVLVEAAPGEPPSPALEERIGRRLSDELAVDVLVRILPFGTLERSPRRVRIIDRRLEAGNP, encoded by the coding sequence ATGCAGATCGCGGTCGACCGGCCCCACTGGCGGCCGACCATCGAGCGGATCCCCCGGGCGGAGCTGGCGCAGATGCAGGCCGGACGGCTCCGGGCCCAGGTGGCGCGGGCGCTGGCGTCGCCCTTCTACCGGCGGCTCTGGCAGGGCGCGGGCCCCCTGGACCCCGCCGACTTCCGCACACCGGCCGACGTGGCCCGCCTGCCGTTTCTCCACAAGTCGGACCTGGTGAATGCGCAGCTCCGGGAGCCGCCCCTGGGCGACCTGCCCATGAGCCCGGCGGAGGAGCGGCGGGAAGTCTACCCGGTCCACGTGGTGGGCGGCTCGCTCTACACGGTGTACGGCGAGCCGGACCTGGCCCGCACGGCCGAGATCGGCGCCCGGATCATGTGGGGCGTGGGGCTCCGGCCGGGGGAGCTCATCCACAACGCTTTCGGCTACGGCCTCTTCGCCGGCGGCATCTCGTGGCACCGGGCCTCCCGAGCCATGGGTGCGGCGCTGATCCCCATCGGCACCGACTCGGTGAAGCGCCAGGTGGAGATGCTCTTCAACTTCAAGCCATCGCTCCTGATCGGCGCGCCGTCCCACTGCCTCTACCTGGCGGAGCGCATCCAGGAGCGGGGGCTCTCGCCCCGGGATATCGGGCTGCGCTTCGGCCTCTTCGGCGGCGAGCCCGGCGCGGGGGAACCGGCCACCCGGCGGCGGCTGGAGCACCTCTACGGCTGCCCGGCGTTCGACTTCTACGGCATCACGGAGGTGGGTCCGCTGCTGGCGGGCGAGTGCCGGCTGCAGCAGGGGCTGCACTGGGCAGAGGACCACGTGCTGGTGGAGGTGATCAACCCGGCGACGCTTCAGCCCTGCGCGGAGGGGGAGACCGGCGTGCTGGTCCTGACGGATCTCACCCGCGAGGACATGCCGCTGATCCGCTACTGGACGGGGGACATGGCGTCCCTGGTGACGGAGCCCTGCGGCTGCGGCCGGACCCTGGCCCGGTCGCCCGGCGGGGTGCGGGGCCGCATCGACGAGCTGGTCATGATCCGGGGCGTCAAGTTCTACCCGGTGCAGGTGGAGCGGGTGCTGGGCGGCTACGGCAGCCTGGCCGAGGAGTACCGCATCGTGCTGGAGCGGGATCCGGTGACCTGGCTCGACCGGTGCACCGTGCTGGTGGAGGCGGCGCCGGGCGAGCCGCCCTCCCCGGCGCTGGAGGAGCGCATCGGCCGGCGGCTCTCCGACGAGCTGGCGGTGGACGTGCTGGTCCGCATCCTGCCGTTCGGCACACTGGAGCGGTCTCCCCGCCGGGTGCGCATCATCGACCGCCGGCTGGAGGCCGGAAACCCGTAG
- a CDS encoding sigma-54 interaction domain-containing protein, producing MAQVPGETVQALLDGLSEGVLAVDPAGEIRLLNGAMAQLLGAAREELLSRRPAELEARGMWLPPVLRRCLESGQRQALVLERSGRRLALTAAPLPLGWVVATARDITELDRLERQVERMTQERERFHHELAGLRSAQAGRPEVVSSSLAMQRVLELIRRVAQVDSTVLLLGESGVGKGVLAAEIHRQSRRAAAPFVRIDCAALPESLLESELFGYLPGSFTGARREGKPGLIEQANGGTLFIDEIGDVPLGLQVKLLHVIQERRITRVGAVTPTPVDIRIVAATHRDLEALVAEGRFRADLYYRLNVVPVTIPPLRERPEDIPVLARAFLDRFCARYRVERTISPEAMARLMAHHWPGNVRELENLMERLVVTLEEREIRPDHLPLPAPGGPPVQVREIVPLKEAVAALELELVGEAYKRYGSSVKVSRVLGIHQTTAARKIREWKARRGGVTDGAGPRVQGAGSG from the coding sequence GTGGCGCAGGTGCCCGGCGAGACCGTCCAGGCCCTGCTCGACGGCCTGTCGGAGGGCGTGCTCGCGGTGGATCCGGCGGGCGAGATCCGGCTGCTGAACGGCGCCATGGCGCAGCTGCTGGGCGCGGCGCGGGAGGAGCTCCTCTCCCGCCGGCCCGCCGAGCTGGAGGCGCGGGGCATGTGGCTGCCGCCCGTCCTGCGCCGCTGCCTGGAGTCGGGGCAGCGGCAGGCGCTGGTCCTGGAGCGGTCCGGGCGGCGGCTGGCCCTGACGGCCGCTCCCCTGCCCCTCGGGTGGGTGGTGGCCACCGCCCGGGACATCACGGAGCTGGACCGGCTGGAGCGGCAGGTGGAGCGCATGACCCAGGAGCGGGAGCGGTTCCACCACGAGCTGGCGGGCCTGCGCTCGGCCCAGGCCGGGCGGCCGGAGGTGGTCAGCTCCTCGCTGGCGATGCAGCGGGTGCTCGAGCTGATCCGCCGGGTGGCGCAGGTCGACTCCACCGTCCTGCTCCTGGGCGAGTCGGGGGTGGGCAAGGGGGTGCTGGCGGCCGAGATCCACCGGCAGAGCCGGCGGGCCGCCGCCCCCTTCGTGCGCATCGACTGCGCCGCCCTGCCGGAGAGCCTGCTGGAGTCCGAGCTCTTCGGCTACCTGCCGGGCTCCTTCACCGGCGCCCGGCGGGAGGGGAAGCCGGGCCTCATCGAGCAGGCCAACGGGGGCACGCTCTTCATCGACGAGATCGGCGACGTGCCGCTCGGGCTGCAGGTGAAGCTGCTGCACGTCATCCAGGAGCGGCGGATCACGCGGGTGGGCGCGGTGACCCCGACGCCCGTGGACATCCGCATCGTGGCCGCCACCCATCGGGACCTGGAGGCGCTGGTGGCGGAGGGCCGGTTCCGGGCCGACCTCTACTACCGGCTGAACGTGGTGCCGGTGACGATCCCGCCGCTCCGGGAGCGGCCCGAGGACATCCCCGTCCTGGCCCGGGCCTTCCTCGACCGGTTCTGCGCCCGGTACCGGGTGGAGCGGACCATCTCCCCCGAGGCCATGGCCCGGCTGATGGCCCACCACTGGCCCGGCAACGTGCGGGAGCTGGAGAACCTGATGGAGCGGCTCGTGGTGACGCTGGAGGAGCGGGAGATCCGGCCCGATCACCTGCCGCTGCCGGCGCCCGGCGGGCCGCCGGTGCAGGTGCGGGAGATCGTGCCCCTGAAGGAGGCGGTGGCCGCCCTGGAGCTGGAGCTGGTCGGCGAGGCCTACAAGCGGTACGGCAGCTCGGTGAAGGTCAGCCGGGTCCTGGGGATCCACCAGACGACGGCGGCCCGCAAGATCCGGGAGTGGAAGGCGCGCCGGGGCGGGGTGACGGACGGAGCCGGCCCCCGTGTGCAGGGAGCCGGCTCAGGATGA
- a CDS encoding phosphatidylglycerophosphatase A family protein, translating into MYKTVVKMLADRGVTLREIAEVVLEIQKGYYEQLTLQECLEGVEAVVKKREVQNAVLTGVALDMLAEEGKLPEPLQSIVAGDDFLFGVDEIVALSITNVYGSIGLTNFGYLDKTKPLVIGRLNSHKNGGCHTFLDDLVSAIAAAAASRIAHARRPANHDE; encoded by the coding sequence ATGTACAAGACCGTTGTGAAGATGCTGGCAGATCGGGGGGTTACGCTCAGGGAGATCGCCGAGGTCGTGCTGGAGATTCAGAAGGGGTACTACGAACAGCTCACCCTGCAGGAGTGCCTCGAGGGCGTCGAGGCGGTGGTGAAGAAGCGGGAGGTACAGAACGCCGTCCTCACCGGCGTCGCGCTCGACATGCTCGCCGAGGAGGGCAAGCTGCCCGAGCCGCTGCAGTCGATCGTGGCCGGCGACGACTTCCTCTTCGGCGTCGACGAGATCGTGGCGCTCTCCATCACCAATGTGTACGGCTCGATCGGGCTGACGAACTTCGGCTACCTCGACAAGACTAAGCCGCTGGTCATCGGGCGGCTCAACTCCCACAAGAACGGCGGGTGCCACACCTTCCTGGACGACCTGGTCTCCGCCATCGCTGCCGCGGCGGCCAGCCGCATCGCCCACGCCAGGCGGCCCGCCAACCACGACGAGTAA
- a CDS encoding stalk domain-containing protein, which produces MKNWKKTATLSALLLAASAATAIASGFDQPVSSPTPISAPADAAPILDPDVAGAYLRLVGPVEWVDLEGGFWAVGGTRLIGDPEEFKKYAGQEVVVEGTEFTGISFQMVPAINVISIRPAGEVEAMGPVQWDVTADAPLPREIRVNGASVSAELGAPVVVDGVLFVPLRAIVEAAGGELTWDGELHQVNVRLPDRTASFHIGQQEAEMYVDGVMYVTVNRIAMAQPVQIVNDRTMISADAISTVLGLQQVEAEEGVLSLVPASRLVLPAPELVGQEGRWVGRISRVEGSRILLEGPIMENGQPDMIWLTVTEETEITVDGGAGSMADLQVGAEVVAVIDGPVAESFPAQAKAGSILVLPAPRADIMTVTVKEIADGRILVEGEPMASGEPFMAWLAVDENTRITVGSAEGTLADLTAGTRIEVELTGPMLMSYPAQGGAASIRVLTAEEAQPPRD; this is translated from the coding sequence GTGAAGAATTGGAAGAAGACTGCTACTCTCAGCGCTCTGCTCCTGGCTGCATCTGCAGCAACCGCCATCGCCAGTGGTTTCGATCAGCCGGTGTCGTCTCCCACGCCGATCTCGGCGCCTGCGGACGCCGCGCCGATTCTGGATCCCGACGTGGCCGGCGCCTACCTGCGGCTCGTCGGCCCCGTGGAGTGGGTCGACCTGGAGGGCGGCTTCTGGGCCGTGGGCGGTACCCGGCTCATCGGCGACCCGGAGGAGTTCAAGAAGTACGCCGGCCAGGAGGTCGTCGTGGAGGGGACCGAGTTCACCGGCATCTCCTTCCAGATGGTCCCGGCCATCAACGTGATCAGCATCCGGCCCGCCGGCGAGGTGGAGGCCATGGGTCCGGTGCAGTGGGACGTCACCGCTGACGCACCGCTGCCCAGGGAGATCCGGGTGAACGGCGCCTCCGTCTCGGCGGAACTGGGCGCCCCCGTGGTGGTCGACGGTGTCCTGTTCGTCCCCCTGCGGGCCATCGTTGAGGCCGCCGGCGGAGAGCTGACGTGGGACGGCGAGCTCCACCAGGTGAACGTGCGCCTGCCCGACCGGACGGCCTCGTTCCACATCGGCCAGCAGGAGGCCGAGATGTACGTGGACGGCGTGATGTACGTGACGGTCAACCGCATCGCCATGGCGCAGCCCGTGCAGATCGTGAATGACCGGACCATGATCTCGGCCGACGCCATCAGCACCGTGCTGGGACTGCAGCAGGTGGAGGCCGAGGAGGGCGTGCTGAGCCTGGTGCCGGCATCCCGGCTCGTCCTTCCGGCCCCCGAGCTCGTCGGGCAGGAGGGCCGCTGGGTAGGCCGGATCAGCCGGGTGGAGGGCAGTCGCATCCTCCTCGAGGGCCCCATCATGGAGAACGGCCAGCCTGACATGATCTGGCTGACCGTCACCGAGGAGACGGAGATCACCGTCGACGGCGGTGCGGGCAGCATGGCTGACCTGCAGGTCGGCGCCGAGGTCGTGGCCGTGATCGACGGCCCGGTCGCGGAGTCGTTCCCCGCCCAGGCCAAGGCGGGCAGCATCCTCGTGCTGCCGGCGCCCCGGGCCGACATCATGACCGTCACCGTCAAGGAGATCGCCGACGGGCGGATCCTGGTGGAGGGCGAGCCCATGGCCAGCGGCGAGCCGTTCATGGCCTGGCTCGCGGTGGACGAGAACACCAGGATCACGGTGGGCTCGGCCGAGGGCACCCTGGCCGACCTCACGGCCGGCACCCGCATTGAGGTGGAGCTGACCGGCCCCATGCTGATGTCCTACCCGGCCCAGGGCGGCGCTGCCTCCATCCGGGTGCTGACGGCCGAGGAGGCCCAGCCTCCCCGGGACTAG
- a CDS encoding YceI family protein produces MIACLALAALLVTGCARGPAGGGADKAAAAPPAASPGNSSPAANTPESAAGTAYQVVPDQSEAAYAVGETFLGQRRDVIAVGKTTAFFGSIVLDGGVIQPSTVEVDLTTLKSDQSRRDSQVQRVLDTRNHPRAIYRISGAEGNPVLAEGQEVPIKLQGTMTIKGTDKPLAFDGTAKLEGDTLTLTATATFDMTEFGVNPPNIANFVAVEDEVKLTVTFVGQKQG; encoded by the coding sequence TTGATCGCCTGCCTCGCCCTGGCCGCCCTGCTCGTGACCGGCTGTGCCCGGGGGCCGGCCGGCGGCGGGGCCGACAAGGCCGCGGCGGCACCGCCCGCCGCCAGCCCGGGCAACAGCAGCCCGGCGGCCAACACGCCGGAAAGCGCCGCCGGTACCGCGTACCAGGTGGTTCCTGACCAGTCCGAGGCCGCTTACGCCGTCGGCGAGACATTCCTCGGGCAGCGGCGGGACGTGATCGCCGTGGGCAAGACCACCGCCTTCTTCGGCTCCATCGTGCTGGACGGCGGGGTCATCCAGCCGTCCACCGTCGAAGTGGACCTGACCACCCTGAAGAGCGACCAGTCCCGGCGCGACAGCCAGGTGCAGCGGGTGCTCGACACCCGGAACCACCCCCGCGCCATCTACCGGATCAGCGGGGCTGAGGGGAACCCCGTGCTGGCGGAGGGGCAGGAGGTACCCATCAAGCTGCAGGGGACGATGACCATCAAGGGCACGGACAAGCCCCTCGCCTTCGACGGCACGGCCAAGCTCGAGGGCGATACGCTGACGCTCACCGCGACCGCCACCTTCGACATGACCGAGTTCGGCGTGAACCCGCCCAACATCGCCAACTTCGTGGCGGTGGAGGACGAGGTCAAGCTCACGGTCACCTTCGTCGGCCAGAAGCAGGGCTGA
- a CDS encoding alpha/beta hydrolase family protein has product MRKVMIGLLVLFLMAAGCAPAGRSAAGAGTGSVTGGGAGAAEGGLRRRALTIALDETWSSAAELTYPAEGAGPWPAVILFHGSGPVDMDAAQVDATGKVSSANFRLLAERLSAEGFAVLRFHKRGVKKFGDYDLEQSAQATTNQLIADAARVIAAAREQPEVDGGRIYLYGWSQGAQVAAHAALADEAVAGVILQGPPTSGWSETLRYQHLELGLRLLRELDADGDGKLAVKEWLTVPAGPAALMGSFYVWAPDSTPWSPKMRADTDRDGDGLIDLEAELRPAIDALVANPAVNPMMHPANEPARSIAEIAPDLRRPVLILHGEQDGFVPVTDGEAIAAAAPEHVTLRRFPGLGHALSPTEDPARDGFGPMDEAAIGALLEWLRAQD; this is encoded by the coding sequence ATGCGCAAAGTGATGATCGGGCTCCTTGTCCTGTTCCTGATGGCCGCGGGCTGTGCGCCCGCGGGCCGGTCGGCGGCCGGAGCCGGGACGGGCTCCGTGACCGGCGGCGGTGCCGGGGCCGCGGAGGGTGGGCTGCGCCGCCGGGCGCTCACCATCGCCCTGGACGAGACCTGGTCCTCCGCCGCCGAGCTCACCTACCCGGCGGAGGGTGCGGGCCCGTGGCCGGCGGTGATCCTCTTCCACGGCTCGGGCCCGGTGGACATGGACGCGGCCCAGGTGGATGCGACCGGGAAGGTGTCGTCGGCCAACTTCAGGCTGCTGGCCGAGCGGCTGAGCGCCGAGGGCTTTGCCGTGCTCCGCTTCCACAAGCGGGGGGTGAAGAAGTTCGGCGACTACGACCTGGAGCAGTCGGCCCAGGCCACCACCAACCAGCTGATCGCGGACGCCGCCCGGGTGATCGCCGCAGCCCGGGAGCAGCCGGAGGTGGACGGCGGGCGCATCTACCTCTACGGCTGGAGTCAGGGCGCCCAGGTGGCGGCCCACGCCGCCCTGGCGGACGAGGCGGTGGCGGGCGTGATCCTGCAGGGACCGCCCACCAGCGGCTGGTCCGAGACCCTGCGCTACCAGCACCTGGAACTGGGGCTCCGGCTGCTGCGCGAGCTTGACGCCGACGGCGACGGCAAGCTCGCGGTGAAGGAGTGGCTGACGGTGCCGGCAGGCCCGGCGGCCCTGATGGGCAGCTTCTACGTGTGGGCGCCGGACTCGACCCCCTGGTCGCCGAAGATGCGGGCGGACACTGACCGGGACGGCGACGGGCTGATCGACCTGGAGGCCGAGCTGCGGCCGGCGATCGATGCGCTGGTAGCCAACCCCGCCGTCAACCCCATGATGCACCCGGCCAACGAGCCGGCCCGCTCCATCGCCGAGATCGCGCCGGACCTGCGCCGACCGGTGCTGATCCTGCACGGCGAGCAGGACGGGTTCGTGCCGGTGACCGACGGTGAGGCCATCGCCGCCGCGGCGCCCGAGCACGTCACCCTGCGCCGCTTCCCCGGCCTGGGCCACGCCCTGAGCCCGACCGAGGACCCCGCCCGGGACGGGTTCGGCCCGATGGACGAGGCCGCGATCGGCGCCCTGCTGGAGTGGCTGCGGGCGCAGGACTGA
- a CDS encoding ABC transporter permease, with product MRLVALARAQMQDIVRNPMVLFFLACMPVMGAVMKATMPTSAHSFLATTLFVMTAYFAGWTIPSFTLAEEKEKRQLEALFLTPVRPWQVVLVKGGIGLVGSVGLGLLMFPILGESPQHPLLWLASYTVLTLFAVGIGTLVGLLVKDMRSLGVGGTPVVLVFIFASTLPWALMQPGVWAVMAWLPTRPAVELIAAGITGESVPVARNLLVMLAYVVLLWLLNARLIRRLSFAGR from the coding sequence GTGAGACTGGTCGCACTGGCCCGAGCGCAGATGCAGGACATCGTCCGCAACCCGATGGTGCTGTTCTTCCTTGCCTGCATGCCCGTGATGGGCGCGGTGATGAAGGCGACGATGCCCACGAGCGCCCACTCCTTCCTGGCGACGACCCTCTTCGTGATGACCGCCTACTTCGCCGGCTGGACCATCCCCTCGTTCACGCTGGCGGAGGAGAAGGAGAAGCGGCAGCTGGAGGCGCTCTTCCTGACCCCGGTCCGCCCCTGGCAGGTCGTGCTGGTGAAGGGCGGGATCGGCCTCGTGGGCAGCGTGGGCCTCGGTCTGCTCATGTTCCCGATCCTGGGCGAGTCCCCCCAGCATCCCCTGCTCTGGCTGGCGAGCTACACGGTGCTGACCCTGTTCGCCGTCGGCATCGGCACCCTGGTGGGGCTGCTGGTGAAGGACATGCGCTCTCTGGGCGTGGGGGGAACGCCGGTGGTCCTCGTGTTCATTTTCGCATCCACCCTGCCGTGGGCGCTGATGCAGCCGGGCGTCTGGGCGGTGATGGCCTGGCTGCCCACCCGGCCGGCGGTGGAGCTGATTGCCGCCGGAATCACCGGCGAGTCGGTGCCGGTCGCCCGGAACCTCCTCGTCATGCTGGCCTACGTGGTTCTGCTCTGGCTGCTCAACGCCAGGCTGATCCGCCGGCTCTCCTTCGCGGGGCGGTAG
- the ccmA gene encoding heme ABC exporter ATP-binding protein CcmA, producing the protein MIRLTQVTKRYGNVTALDGVDLHVAPGETFGLLGPNGAGKTTTLRLLAGMAPPSSGRVRVMGVDPWEDPDQVRSQMGVLSEGTGLYERLSVLDNLKLFAGLYGVGPEHIRRAVAAAGLEGLTGRPVGSLSKGEKQRVALARALLHDPRLLVLDEPTAGLDPAATHAFHDLLRGLKARGRTVVIASHDMAEVDALCDRVAILDRGRLVACDTPAALKARYGRRRVRVTFASGSAAETAEWPLDDAAWVEVVARRQAEGSLLAVHTHEASLAEVFLHTTGRELA; encoded by the coding sequence GTGATTCGCCTGACCCAGGTGACGAAGCGGTACGGAAACGTCACCGCACTGGACGGGGTCGACCTGCACGTGGCCCCCGGCGAGACGTTCGGCCTGCTGGGGCCGAACGGGGCCGGCAAGACCACGACGCTCCGCCTGCTGGCCGGCATGGCCCCACCCAGCAGCGGGCGGGTGCGGGTGATGGGGGTCGACCCGTGGGAGGACCCCGATCAGGTGCGGTCTCAGATGGGTGTCTTGTCCGAGGGGACGGGACTGTACGAGAGGCTGAGCGTCCTGGACAACCTGAAGCTCTTTGCCGGGCTCTACGGTGTGGGGCCGGAGCACATCAGGCGGGCCGTGGCGGCAGCCGGGCTGGAAGGGCTGACCGGGCGGCCGGTGGGGAGCCTGTCCAAGGGCGAGAAGCAGCGGGTCGCCCTGGCCCGGGCCCTGCTGCACGATCCCCGGCTGCTCGTCCTGGACGAGCCGACCGCGGGGCTCGACCCCGCAGCCACCCACGCCTTTCACGACCTGCTCCGGGGCCTGAAGGCCCGGGGCCGGACCGTGGTGATCGCCAGCCACGACATGGCGGAGGTGGATGCGCTGTGCGACCGGGTGGCCATCCTCGACCGGGGGCGGCTGGTCGCCTGCGACACGCCCGCCGCCCTGAAGGCCCGCTACGGGCGGCGGAGGGTGCGGGTGACATTTGCCAGCGGGTCCGCCGCCGAGACGGCGGAGTGGCCGCTGGACGATGCGGCGTGGGTTGAGGTGGTGGCCAGGCGGCAGGCCGAGGGGTCCCTGCTGGCCGTGCACACCCACGAGGCCTCGCTGGCCGAGGTCTTTCTGCACACGACGGGGAGGGAGTTGGCGTGA
- a CDS encoding LytTR family transcriptional regulator DNA-binding domain-containing protein has protein sequence MICISGMTIAGRLADVNLVVHPGELVAVVGSRGSGKTTLMRALAGQVPLDGGSATVCGSRPGDPSHAARVGAAGEAWGLMERLTVWENLSLFARLWGVPEQRIRDLLQRLDLEGRREARADRLTPGEAARLRLARALLHDPPALLLDEPAGDVDSESASLIAFTIAEEAEAGKAVLVTTFGDPRVLRAASRVCYLEAGRLMEASAAVEPPRAAESARALESVRAVEPARAAESARALESARALQPARAAEPARALESVRAAEPARALESVRAAEPARALESARAAEPARALESVRAAETARAVELAPAAAAGGGAVVQHEPGPPRRLTPHVAARKGDRILLFRPDEIRYAYAREKSVYIETPEGTCGVSFTLTELEERLAESGFFRSHKAYLVNLAYVKEIASWTRDSYSLILKNGEEVPLSKHRAQELRVRLNW, from the coding sequence ATGATTTGCATCAGTGGTATGACCATCGCAGGAAGACTTGCCGACGTCAACCTGGTGGTGCACCCCGGCGAGCTGGTCGCCGTGGTGGGCAGCCGCGGGAGCGGGAAGACGACCCTGATGCGGGCCTTGGCCGGGCAGGTGCCGCTGGACGGCGGGAGCGCAACGGTGTGCGGCAGCCGTCCCGGTGACCCGTCCCATGCGGCGAGGGTTGGGGCGGCAGGTGAGGCCTGGGGCCTGATGGAGCGGCTGACCGTGTGGGAGAACCTGAGCCTGTTTGCCCGGCTCTGGGGCGTACCGGAGCAGCGGATCAGGGACCTGCTGCAGCGGCTGGACCTGGAAGGCAGGCGGGAGGCACGGGCGGACCGGCTCACCCCGGGTGAGGCGGCCCGCCTGCGCCTCGCCCGCGCCCTGCTGCACGACCCGCCCGCGCTCCTGCTGGACGAGCCAGCGGGCGACGTCGACAGCGAGAGCGCCAGCCTGATCGCGTTCACGATCGCCGAGGAGGCAGAGGCCGGGAAGGCGGTGCTGGTGACGACCTTCGGCGACCCGCGCGTCCTGCGCGCCGCCTCGCGGGTCTGCTACCTCGAGGCCGGCCGCCTGATGGAGGCGTCCGCTGCCGTGGAGCCGCCCCGGGCCGCGGAGTCTGCCCGAGCCCTGGAGTCTGTCCGGGCCGTGGAGCCGGCCCGGGCCGCGGAGTCTGCCCGAGCCCTGGAGTCTGCCCGGGCCTTGCAGCCGGCCCGGGCCGCCGAACCTGCCCGGGCCTTGGAATCGGTCCGGGCCGCCGAACCTGCCCGGGCCTTGGAATCGGTCCGGGCCGCCGAACCTGCCCGGGCCTTGGAATCGGCCCGGGCCGCCGAACCCGCCCGGGCCTTGGAATCGGTCCGGGCCGCCGAAACCGCCCGCGCAGTCGAACTTGCCCCGGCCGCGGCGGCCGGCGGAGGGGCCGTCGTCCAGCACGAGCCGGGGCCCCCGCGGCGGCTCACCCCCCACGTCGCCGCCCGCAAGGGCGACCGGATTCTCCTCTTCCGCCCGGACGAGATCCGCTACGCGTACGCCCGGGAGAAGTCCGTCTACATCGAGACGCCCGAGGGCACGTGCGGGGTGAGCTTCACCCTGACCGAACTGGAGGAGCGGCTGGCGGAGAGCGGCTTCTTCCGGAGCCACAAGGCGTACCTGGTTAACCTTGCGTACGTGAAGGAGATCGCCTCCTGGACCCGCGACTCCTACTCGCTGATCCTGAAGAACGGCGAGGAGGTGCCGCTCAGCAAGCACCGGGCGCAGGAGCTGAGGGTGCGGCTGAACTGGTAG